From the genome of Phytohabitans rumicis, one region includes:
- the miaB gene encoding tRNA (N6-isopentenyl adenosine(37)-C2)-methylthiotransferase MiaB, with the protein MSTATEGSPRTYQVRTYGCQMNVHDSERISGLMEQAGYVRAAESDNPDVVVFNTCAVRENADNRLYGNLGHLRPVKDQHPGMQIAVGGCLAQKDRGEIVAKAPWVDVVFGTHNIGSLPALLERARHNAEAEVEILESLEVFPSTLPARRESTYAGWVSISVGCNNTCTFCIVPALRGKEKDRRPGEVLAEVEALVAEGVLEVTLLGQNVNSYGVEFGDRLAFGKLLRACGGVDGLERVRFTSPHPKDFTDDVIAAMADTPNVCHQLHMPLQSGSDAVLKAMRRSYRADKYLGIIENVRAAMPDAAITTDIIVGFPGETEEDFQRTLDVVRAARFASAFTFQYSKRPGTPAASMPDQLPKQVVQERYERLMAVVEDVTWAENKALVGETVELLVAVGEGRKDSRTGRMSGRARDGRLVHFATAPAGANGQHGATGGAAQIRPGDVVSTVVTYAAPHHLNADGAPLSHRRTRAGDAWESGRAPRTPGVLLGLPTVGAPPAQAAAPATACAHD; encoded by the coding sequence ATGAGTACCGCAACTGAGGGCAGCCCGCGTACCTACCAGGTGCGGACGTACGGCTGCCAGATGAACGTCCACGACTCCGAGCGGATATCCGGCCTGATGGAACAGGCCGGCTACGTGCGCGCCGCCGAGTCGGACAATCCGGACGTCGTGGTGTTCAACACCTGCGCGGTACGGGAGAACGCCGACAACCGGCTCTACGGCAACCTCGGTCACCTGCGTCCCGTGAAGGACCAGCACCCCGGGATGCAGATCGCGGTCGGCGGCTGCCTCGCGCAGAAGGACCGCGGCGAGATCGTCGCCAAGGCGCCCTGGGTCGACGTGGTCTTCGGCACCCACAACATCGGCTCGCTGCCGGCGCTGCTGGAGCGCGCCCGGCACAACGCCGAGGCCGAGGTGGAGATCCTGGAGTCGCTGGAGGTCTTCCCCTCGACGCTGCCGGCGCGCCGCGAGTCGACGTACGCGGGCTGGGTCTCGATCTCGGTCGGGTGCAACAACACCTGCACCTTCTGCATCGTGCCCGCGCTGCGCGGCAAGGAGAAGGACCGGCGGCCGGGCGAGGTTCTCGCGGAGGTCGAGGCGCTGGTCGCCGAGGGCGTGCTCGAGGTGACGCTGCTCGGCCAGAACGTCAACTCGTACGGCGTGGAGTTCGGCGACCGCCTCGCGTTCGGCAAGCTGCTGCGGGCGTGCGGCGGGGTGGACGGCCTGGAGCGGGTGCGCTTCACCAGCCCGCACCCGAAGGACTTCACCGACGACGTGATCGCGGCCATGGCCGATACGCCGAACGTGTGCCACCAGTTGCACATGCCGCTGCAGTCCGGCTCCGACGCGGTGCTCAAGGCGATGCGCCGCTCGTACCGGGCGGACAAGTACCTCGGCATCATCGAGAACGTCCGCGCCGCCATGCCGGACGCGGCCATCACCACCGACATCATCGTGGGCTTCCCCGGCGAGACCGAAGAGGACTTCCAGCGCACGCTCGACGTGGTGCGGGCGGCCCGCTTCGCCAGCGCGTTCACGTTCCAGTACTCCAAGCGCCCGGGTACGCCGGCCGCGTCGATGCCCGACCAGCTGCCGAAGCAGGTGGTGCAGGAGCGGTACGAGCGGCTGATGGCGGTCGTCGAAGACGTCACCTGGGCGGAAAACAAGGCGCTCGTGGGTGAGACGGTCGAGCTGCTGGTGGCCGTGGGGGAGGGCCGCAAGGACAGCCGCACCGGGCGGATGTCCGGGCGGGCCCGCGACGGCCGGCTCGTTCATTTCGCGACGGCGCCAGCCGGAGCGAACGGCCAGCACGGCGCGACCGGTGGGGCGGCGCAGATCCGGCCCGGCGATGTCGTGTCCACTGTGGTTACGTACGCGGCGCCGCATCACCTCAACGCCGACGGTGCACCGCTGAGTCACCGCCGCACCCGGGCCGGCGACGCGTGGGAGAGCGGGCGGGCACCCCGTACCCCTGGAGTCCTTTTGGGACTGCCGACGGTGGGTGCGCCGCCGGCGCAGGCCGCCGCTCCCGCGACAGCCTGCGCCCACGACTGA
- a CDS encoding DUF2277 family protein, translated as MCRSIVTLREPYTEDVTDADIEAAALQYIRKVSGFRTPAAHNAEAFHAAVAAVADATRTLLADLVVRPSPTALTPAERTEAKRQARARSASATT; from the coding sequence ATGTGCCGGAGCATCGTCACGCTGCGGGAGCCGTACACGGAAGATGTGACCGACGCGGATATCGAGGCGGCCGCGCTGCAGTACATCCGCAAGGTCTCGGGATTCCGTACCCCCGCCGCTCATAACGCCGAGGCGTTTCACGCCGCGGTCGCCGCGGTGGCCGACGCCACGCGGACGCTGCTCGCCGACCTCGTGGTGCGCCCCAGCCCGACCGCCCTCACGCCGGCCGAGCGGACCGAGGCGAAGCGTCAGGCCAGGGCCAGGTCGGCCAGCGCCACCACCTGA
- a CDS encoding amino acid ABC transporter ATP-binding protein, with protein MTAGEPLIVLEAVNKWFGPLHVLQDVSLSVDRGEVVVVIGPSGSGKSTLCRAINRLEPINSGSIVFDGKPLPAEGRALARLRSEVGMVFQSFNLFAHKTILQNVTLGPIKVRKEKAAVVRERAMSLLDRVGIASQAEKYPAQLSGGQQQRAAIARALAMQPKAMLFDEPTSALDPEMVGEVLDVMTSLAREGMTMVVVTHEMGFARHAANRVVFMADGQLVEQAPPDEFFGSPKSERAKDFLSKILTH; from the coding sequence GTGACAGCGGGCGAACCGCTCATCGTGCTCGAGGCGGTCAACAAATGGTTCGGTCCGTTGCATGTGCTGCAGGACGTCAGCCTGTCGGTGGATCGGGGCGAGGTCGTCGTGGTGATCGGGCCCTCGGGCTCGGGCAAGTCCACGCTATGCCGCGCGATCAACCGCCTGGAACCGATCAACTCGGGCAGCATCGTGTTCGACGGAAAGCCGCTCCCCGCTGAAGGCCGGGCCCTGGCCCGGCTGCGCAGCGAGGTGGGCATGGTGTTCCAGTCGTTCAATCTGTTCGCGCACAAGACGATCCTGCAAAACGTCACGCTCGGGCCGATCAAGGTACGCAAGGAAAAGGCGGCCGTGGTGCGCGAGCGCGCCATGTCGCTGCTCGACCGGGTGGGCATCGCCAGCCAGGCCGAAAAGTACCCGGCCCAGCTGTCCGGCGGCCAGCAGCAGCGGGCCGCCATCGCCCGTGCGTTGGCGATGCAGCCCAAGGCCATGCTCTTCGACGAGCCGACGAGCGCACTCGACCCGGAGATGGTCGGTGAGGTGCTCGACGTGATGACGTCGCTGGCCCGCGAGGGCATGACGATGGTGGTTGTCACGCACGAGATGGGCTTCGCGCGGCACGCCGCCAACCGGGTCGTCTTCATGGCCGACGGCCAGCTCGTGGAGCAGGCACCGCCCGACGAGTTCTTCGGCAGCCCGAAGAGCGAGCGGGCCAAGGACTTCCTCTCGAAGATCCTGACGCACTAA
- a CDS encoding glutamate ABC transporter substrate-binding protein, which yields MRISRMTAIAAAAVLSLGVAACGGDDGDDTGTGGTTASGIIGKAQGQKKLVIGVKGDQPGLGLQTGTTYEGFDIEIGKILAKGLGVPESGIEWKTTVSANREPFIQQGTVDLVVATYTINDERKTKVNFGGPYYIAGQDLLVPTDSTITGPESLDGKKVCSVSGSTPAKRIQTEYPKAQLQQFDAYSKCVTALAGGQVDAVTTDDIILAGYASQAEYAGKFKVVGKTFSTEPYGIGLKKDDSDGCKKINEILTAAAADGSYKAAWDSTLGKSGKAAPTLDTSKLTNCS from the coding sequence ATGCGTATTTCGCGGATGACGGCGATCGCCGCGGCTGCGGTGCTTTCGCTGGGCGTCGCGGCTTGCGGTGGCGACGACGGTGACGACACCGGCACCGGCGGCACCACGGCCAGCGGCATCATCGGCAAGGCGCAGGGCCAGAAGAAGCTCGTCATCGGCGTCAAGGGCGACCAGCCCGGCCTCGGGCTGCAGACCGGCACCACGTACGAGGGATTCGACATCGAGATCGGCAAGATCCTTGCCAAGGGGCTCGGCGTGCCGGAGTCCGGCATCGAGTGGAAGACCACCGTGTCGGCCAACCGGGAGCCGTTCATCCAGCAGGGCACCGTCGACCTGGTCGTCGCGACGTACACGATCAACGACGAGCGCAAGACCAAGGTGAACTTCGGCGGCCCGTACTACATCGCCGGCCAGGACCTGCTGGTGCCGACCGACTCGACCATCACCGGCCCGGAGTCGCTCGACGGCAAGAAGGTCTGCTCGGTGTCCGGGTCGACGCCGGCCAAGCGGATCCAGACCGAGTACCCGAAGGCGCAACTCCAGCAGTTCGACGCGTACTCGAAGTGCGTGACCGCGCTCGCGGGTGGCCAGGTCGACGCGGTGACCACCGACGACATCATCCTCGCCGGTTACGCGTCGCAGGCTGAGTACGCCGGCAAGTTCAAGGTCGTCGGCAAGACCTTCTCCACCGAGCCGTACGGCATCGGCCTGAAGAAGGACGACAGCGATGGCTGCAAGAAGATCAACGAGATCCTCACCGCGGCCGCCGCGGACGGCTCGTACAAGGCCGCCTGGGATTCCACCCTCGGCAAGAGCGGTAAGGCCGCTCCCACGCTGGACACCAGCAAGCTGACCAACTGCAGCTGA
- a CDS encoding amino acid ABC transporter permease has product MHVFQDEANLDLYLTGFLWILKLTAASAVIALVLGVLLAAMRVSPIPVLRGFGTAWVNIFRNTPLTLIIFFCYFGLFSTLGLSLSDDLNLNNYWLSVVGLSVYTAAFVCEALRSGINTVPPGQAEAARAVGLTFIQILRIIILPQAGRAVIGPLGSVFIALAKNSTIAGTIGVMESSNAMKELINANGDAVIEIFLVFAGTFVLFLVPTGYFFGWLANRLAVRR; this is encoded by the coding sequence ATGCACGTCTTCCAGGACGAGGCCAACCTCGACCTCTACCTGACCGGGTTCCTCTGGATCCTCAAGCTGACCGCCGCGTCCGCGGTGATCGCGCTCGTGCTGGGCGTACTGCTTGCGGCGATGCGGGTGTCGCCGATCCCGGTGCTGCGCGGCTTCGGCACGGCGTGGGTCAACATCTTCCGCAACACGCCGCTTACTCTGATCATCTTCTTCTGCTACTTCGGTCTCTTCTCGACGCTCGGCCTGAGCCTCTCGGACGACCTGAACCTCAACAACTACTGGCTCTCCGTCGTCGGACTGTCCGTGTACACCGCGGCGTTCGTCTGCGAGGCGCTTCGCTCCGGCATCAACACCGTGCCGCCCGGCCAGGCCGAAGCGGCGCGAGCGGTCGGGCTGACCTTCATCCAGATCCTGCGGATCATCATCCTGCCCCAGGCCGGCCGTGCGGTCATCGGCCCGCTGGGCAGCGTCTTCATCGCCCTCGCGAAGAACAGCACCATCGCCGGGACCATCGGCGTCATGGAGTCCTCCAACGCGATGAAGGAACTGATCAACGCCAACGGCGACGCGGTCATCGAAATCTTCCTCGTCTTCGCCGGAACGTTCGTCCTCTTCCTCGTGCCGACGGGTTACTTCTTCGGCTGGTTGGCCAATCGACTCGCGGTGAGGCGGTAA
- a CDS encoding amino acid ABC transporter permease yields the protein MSDTTVLYDHPGPRARLRNRLLTAVFGVALLALLWWIYLKFDEKGQFESRLWKPFTEQNIWVNFIWKGLQATLTAAVTGMVLSLAFGIIFAVGRLSEHRWISIPAGMVVEFFRAVPLLLMIFFIFYGVPFLIEGPVPAFWAVVIGLTLYNGSVLAEAFRAGIRAVPGGQSEAAYAVGMRKSQVMQNILVPQAARAMLPVIVSQLVVLLKDTALGYIVAYPELLQKGVNEVGALKVNIVPAAIVVAIIYIIINWLLTTLAQWLERRTKRRGKAPRAIEEAAKAATAVEPQG from the coding sequence ATGAGCGACACCACGGTCCTCTACGACCACCCGGGCCCGCGGGCGCGGCTGCGCAACCGCCTCCTGACCGCCGTCTTCGGCGTGGCCCTCCTCGCGCTGTTGTGGTGGATCTACCTCAAGTTCGACGAGAAGGGCCAGTTCGAGTCGCGGCTCTGGAAGCCCTTCACCGAACAGAACATCTGGGTCAACTTCATCTGGAAAGGTCTGCAGGCGACGCTGACCGCCGCGGTCACGGGCATGGTGCTGTCGCTCGCCTTCGGCATCATCTTCGCCGTCGGCCGGCTCTCCGAGCACCGGTGGATCAGCATCCCGGCCGGCATGGTCGTGGAGTTCTTCCGCGCCGTACCGCTGCTGCTGATGATCTTCTTCATCTTCTACGGCGTGCCGTTCCTCATCGAGGGCCCGGTGCCGGCGTTCTGGGCCGTGGTGATCGGCCTGACGCTCTACAACGGATCGGTGCTGGCCGAGGCGTTCCGCGCGGGCATCCGCGCCGTGCCGGGCGGGCAATCCGAGGCGGCGTACGCGGTCGGCATGCGCAAGAGCCAGGTCATGCAGAACATCCTCGTGCCACAGGCCGCCCGAGCGATGCTCCCGGTCATCGTGAGCCAGCTCGTCGTCCTGCTCAAGGACACCGCCCTCGGCTACATCGTGGCGTACCCCGAGCTGCTCCAGAAGGGCGTCAACGAGGTGGGGGCCCTCAAGGTCAACATCGTGCCGGCAGCCATCGTGGTGGCCATCATCTACATCATCATCAACTGGCTGCTGACCACCCTGGCCCAATGGCTCGAACGACGTACCAAGCGCCGCGGCAAGGCTCCCCGAGCGATCGAGGAGGCCGCCAAGGCCGCCACGGCGGTAGAGCCCCAGGGCTAG
- the rny gene encoding ribonuclease Y has product MGGVEAVLLIAVLALAVLVLGGLVFGARALRGLTAFQPATARVDDPAYTAELDRQEQSLAALRSAAGEASSAVEQAKTAATTARTDAAEAKAEARAARAEARRVLDTARAEADTILERAHRQAETDAEQVRTAARRSGEREIAMLTEAAKEQAAELERRTSRIDDRERLHREEADRLAERDRRTAAAEAELTDREAALLARESTLAEAEVVRRRELERIAGLTVDAARAELVEAIEGQAKREAALLVRDIESDARNTAEQRARHIVVDAIQRVASEQTAESVVSVLHLPGDEMKGRIIGREGRNIRAFESVTGVNLIIDDTPEAVLLSCFDPVRREIGRLTLEKLVLDGRIHPHRIEEVFETAKHEVERLCERAAEDALVEVGITDMHPELMTLLGRLRYRTSYGQNVLKHLVETAHIAGIMAAELRLDAQIIKRCAFLHDIGKALTHEVEGSHALIGADLARKFGESEEVVHAIEAHHNEVTPQTIEAVLTQASDACSGGRPGARRESLEAYVNRLERIEEIAGGKSGVEKVFAMQAGREIRVMVKPDDVDDIGAAVLARDVAKQIEEELTYPGQIRVTVVRESRVTEIAR; this is encoded by the coding sequence ATGGGCGGGGTAGAGGCAGTACTGCTGATCGCGGTGCTGGCGCTGGCCGTACTCGTGCTCGGCGGTCTTGTTTTTGGGGCGCGGGCGTTGCGCGGACTCACCGCGTTCCAGCCGGCGACGGCGCGGGTCGACGACCCGGCGTACACGGCGGAGCTGGACCGGCAGGAGCAGTCCCTGGCCGCGCTGCGCAGCGCGGCGGGCGAGGCGTCGTCGGCGGTGGAGCAGGCCAAGACGGCCGCGACCACCGCCCGCACGGACGCCGCGGAGGCCAAGGCCGAGGCGCGCGCGGCCCGGGCGGAGGCCCGCCGCGTGCTCGACACGGCGCGGGCCGAAGCGGACACCATCCTCGAACGGGCCCACCGGCAGGCCGAAACGGACGCCGAGCAGGTGCGGACGGCGGCGCGGCGCAGCGGCGAGCGGGAGATCGCCATGCTGACCGAGGCCGCCAAGGAGCAGGCCGCCGAGCTGGAACGCCGGACCTCGCGGATCGACGACCGGGAGCGGCTGCACAGAGAGGAGGCCGACCGGCTGGCCGAGCGCGACCGCCGGACCGCGGCGGCGGAGGCCGAGCTCACCGACCGGGAGGCGGCGCTCCTCGCGCGCGAGTCGACGCTGGCCGAGGCCGAGGTGGTACGCCGGCGCGAGCTGGAACGGATCGCCGGGCTGACCGTGGACGCGGCGCGCGCCGAGCTGGTCGAGGCCATCGAGGGCCAGGCCAAGCGGGAGGCGGCGCTGCTCGTCCGGGACATCGAGAGCGACGCCCGCAACACCGCCGAGCAGCGCGCCCGGCACATCGTGGTGGACGCGATCCAGCGGGTGGCCAGCGAGCAGACCGCGGAGAGCGTGGTCAGCGTCCTGCACCTGCCCGGCGACGAGATGAAGGGCCGGATCATCGGGCGCGAGGGGCGCAACATCCGCGCGTTCGAGTCGGTGACCGGCGTGAACCTGATCATCGATGACACGCCCGAGGCGGTGCTGCTGTCCTGCTTCGACCCGGTACGCCGGGAAATCGGCCGGCTCACCCTGGAAAAGCTGGTGCTCGACGGGCGGATCCACCCGCACCGCATCGAGGAGGTCTTCGAGACCGCCAAGCACGAGGTGGAACGGCTATGCGAGCGCGCGGCGGAGGACGCGCTGGTGGAGGTCGGGATCACGGACATGCACCCCGAGCTGATGACGCTGCTGGGGCGGCTGCGCTACCGGACCTCGTACGGGCAGAACGTGCTCAAGCACCTCGTCGAGACCGCCCACATCGCCGGCATCATGGCCGCCGAGCTGCGGCTGGACGCCCAGATCATCAAGCGGTGCGCGTTCCTGCACGACATCGGCAAGGCGCTCACCCACGAGGTGGAGGGCAGCCACGCGCTGATCGGCGCCGACCTGGCCCGCAAGTTCGGCGAGTCCGAAGAGGTGGTCCACGCGATCGAAGCGCACCACAACGAGGTCACGCCGCAAACCATCGAAGCGGTTCTCACGCAGGCGTCCGACGCCTGCTCCGGCGGGCGGCCGGGGGCGCGGCGGGAGAGCCTGGAGGCGTACGTCAACCGGCTGGAGCGGATCGAGGAGATCGCCGGCGGAAAGTCGGGCGTGGAGAAGGTCTTCGCGATGCAGGCCGGGCGCGAGATCCGGGTGATGGTCAAGCCGGACGACGTCGACGACATCGGCGCGGCGGTGCTGGCCCGGGACGTGGCCAAGCAGATCGAGGAGGAACTGACGTACCCCGGCCAGATCCGGGTGACGGTGGTCCGCGAGTCCCGGGTAACCGAGATCGCCCGCTAA
- a CDS encoding 3-keto-5-aminohexanoate cleavage protein, producing MFIVALNGGVRRDEHPAVPITPAELAADAVRCESVLAGAVHIHPRDVDGRESLAAEATGAAVTALRRACPALPVGVSTGAWIEPDPDARVAAVLSWMNVPDFASVNAHEEGAERVAAALHARGIGVEAGLWTPAAVEAYRGWRVPCVRLLLECMEPDEDAALANAAAMLAALPSTGVPPVLLHAEGPAVWAVIREAVRLGLDTRTGLEDTRTMPDGTMAAGNITLVEAAVTFGVT from the coding sequence GTGTTCATTGTCGCCCTCAACGGGGGAGTGCGGCGCGACGAGCATCCCGCGGTGCCGATCACCCCGGCGGAGCTGGCCGCCGACGCGGTGCGCTGCGAGAGCGTGCTGGCCGGCGCCGTGCACATCCACCCGCGTGACGTGGACGGCCGGGAGTCGCTGGCCGCGGAGGCCACCGGGGCAGCCGTCACGGCGCTGCGGCGAGCGTGTCCGGCGCTCCCGGTCGGGGTGAGCACCGGCGCCTGGATCGAGCCGGATCCCGACGCGCGCGTGGCGGCCGTACTGAGTTGGATGAATGTGCCGGACTTCGCCTCGGTCAACGCCCATGAAGAGGGGGCCGAGCGGGTCGCGGCCGCCCTGCACGCCCGCGGGATCGGCGTCGAGGCGGGGCTGTGGACCCCGGCGGCGGTCGAGGCATACCGGGGCTGGCGCGTCCCGTGCGTCCGGCTCCTGCTGGAGTGCATGGAGCCGGACGAGGACGCGGCCCTGGCGAACGCGGCGGCGATGCTGGCCGCGCTTCCGTCCACCGGGGTGCCGCCGGTGCTGCTGCACGCGGAGGGCCCGGCGGTCTGGGCGGTCATCCGGGAGGCGGTGCGGCTCGGGCTCGACACCCGCACAGGGCTGGAGGACACCCGGACGATGCCGGATGGCACGATGGCAGCCGGCAACATCACTCTGGTGGAAGCGGCGGTAACCTTTGGGGTGACTTAG
- a CDS encoding regulatory protein RecX yields MAGRRRGARSGRGWDAAPPRARATPAQARPAAQPEERDEAEQAREICLKQLAVRPRTRAELAAALAKRGISAEVAGEVLDRYDEVGLIDDAAFARAWVSSRHHGRGLARRALASELRQHGVDAETAGAALEDLDPDTEAATARALVDRKLRTATGAPDAVFRRLVGMLARKGYPPGVAIRAVKDAMADLPDDIDEDAFIGE; encoded by the coding sequence ATGGCCGGACGACGGCGGGGAGCGCGCTCGGGGCGGGGTTGGGATGCCGCCCCACCTCGGGCGCGCGCGACCCCGGCCCAGGCGCGTCCAGCGGCCCAGCCCGAGGAGCGAGACGAGGCCGAGCAGGCCCGGGAGATCTGCCTCAAGCAGCTCGCGGTGCGTCCGCGTACCCGGGCCGAGCTGGCCGCCGCGCTCGCCAAGCGGGGGATCTCGGCGGAGGTGGCCGGCGAGGTGCTCGACCGGTACGACGAGGTCGGCCTGATCGACGACGCCGCGTTCGCGCGGGCCTGGGTGTCCAGCCGCCACCACGGGCGCGGGTTGGCGCGCCGGGCGCTGGCCAGCGAGCTGCGCCAGCACGGCGTCGACGCGGAGACCGCCGGAGCCGCCCTGGAGGATCTCGACCCGGACACCGAGGCGGCCACCGCGCGGGCGCTGGTCGACCGCAAGCTGCGTACCGCCACGGGGGCGCCCGACGCGGTCTTCCGGCGGCTGGTGGGCATGCTGGCCCGCAAGGGCTACCCGCCCGGGGTGGCGATCCGGGCGGTCAAGGACGCCATGGCCGACCTCCCCGACGACATCGACGAGGACGCGTTCATCGGGGAGTAG
- the recA gene encoding recombinase RecA: MAAIPDREKALDLALAQIDKQFGKGSVMRLGERPVVQTAIIPTGSIALDVALGVGGLPRGRVVEIYGPESSGKTTVALHAVANAQRAGGIAAFIDAEHALDPEYAKALGVDTDQLLVSQPDTGEQALEIADMLIRSGSLDVIVIDSVAALVPRAEIEGEMGDSHVGLQARLMSQALRKITGILNNTGTTAIFINQLREKIGVMFGSPETTTGGRALKFYASVRLDVRRIESLKDGTDVVGNRTRVKVVKNKVAAPFKQAEFDIMYGKGISREGSLIDVGVEQSIIRKSGAWYTYDGDQLGQGKEKAREFLKENPDVAAEIEKKILEKLGVGQGAGDEAGGPELPPVDF, translated from the coding sequence ATGGCGGCAATACCTGACCGGGAGAAGGCACTCGACCTCGCTCTTGCGCAGATCGACAAGCAGTTCGGCAAGGGTTCGGTCATGCGGCTGGGGGAGCGCCCGGTCGTGCAGACCGCGATCATCCCGACCGGCTCGATCGCGCTCGACGTGGCGCTCGGCGTCGGCGGCCTGCCGCGCGGCCGGGTGGTGGAGATCTACGGACCGGAGTCGTCGGGTAAGACGACCGTGGCGCTGCACGCGGTGGCCAACGCGCAGCGGGCCGGCGGCATCGCGGCGTTCATCGACGCCGAGCACGCGCTCGACCCGGAGTACGCCAAGGCGCTCGGCGTCGACACCGACCAGCTGCTGGTCTCCCAGCCCGACACGGGTGAGCAGGCCCTGGAGATCGCGGACATGCTGATCCGCTCCGGCTCGCTCGACGTCATCGTGATCGACTCGGTGGCGGCGCTGGTGCCGCGCGCCGAGATCGAGGGCGAGATGGGCGACAGCCACGTGGGTCTGCAGGCGCGGCTGATGAGCCAGGCGCTGCGCAAGATCACCGGCATCCTCAACAACACCGGCACGACGGCGATCTTCATCAACCAGCTCCGCGAGAAGATCGGCGTGATGTTCGGCTCGCCCGAGACGACGACGGGTGGCCGCGCGCTGAAGTTCTACGCGTCGGTCCGCCTCGACGTACGGCGGATCGAGAGCCTCAAGGACGGCACCGACGTGGTCGGCAACCGGACCCGCGTCAAGGTGGTCAAGAACAAGGTGGCCGCCCCGTTCAAGCAGGCCGAGTTCGACATCATGTACGGCAAGGGCATCTCCCGCGAGGGCTCGCTCATCGACGTCGGCGTCGAGCAGAGCATCATCCGCAAGTCCGGCGCCTGGTACACGTACGACGGGGACCAGCTGGGCCAGGGCAAGGAAAAGGCGCGCGAGTTCCTGAAGGAAAACCCTGACGTGGCCGCCGAGATCGAGAAGAAGATCCTGGAAAAGCTCGGCGTCGGGCAGGGTGCGGGCGACGAGGCCGGCGGCCCTGAGCTGCCGCCGGTCGACTTCTGA
- a CDS encoding DUF3046 domain-containing protein codes for MRLTDFWARLEQAFGPGYAASLASDQVLPQLDGRTIRQALDAGTPTVVVWRAVVAAYPERVPRQLH; via the coding sequence GTGCGGTTGACGGACTTCTGGGCGCGCTTGGAGCAGGCATTCGGGCCCGGGTACGCGGCGAGCCTCGCCTCCGACCAGGTGTTGCCCCAGCTCGACGGCCGCACCATCCGGCAGGCCCTCGACGCCGGCACCCCCACCGTGGTGGTTTGGCGGGCCGTGGTCGCCGCGTACCCCGAGCGGGTGCCCCGCCAGCTGCATTGA
- a CDS encoding RNA polymerase sigma factor: MNDFEAFYRSRYGPLAAQLYAYLGDAAEAEDVVQEAFLRAWQRWDAVSGYEDPIAWVRKVAWNLAASRWRHLLMAARVRLRLLGRADAEPVRPDHVALVAGLQRIPDRHRRALVLHYIADLPVAEVAAQLDVPKGTVLSWLHRGRQELAAHLGPAHQSSVESGAA; the protein is encoded by the coding sequence GTGAATGACTTCGAAGCCTTCTACCGGAGCCGGTACGGTCCGCTCGCGGCGCAGCTGTACGCCTACCTCGGCGACGCGGCGGAGGCCGAGGACGTGGTTCAAGAGGCGTTCCTGCGGGCCTGGCAGCGCTGGGACGCGGTGAGCGGGTACGAGGACCCGATCGCCTGGGTGCGCAAGGTCGCCTGGAACCTGGCGGCCAGCCGGTGGCGCCACCTGCTGATGGCGGCGCGCGTGCGGTTGCGCCTGCTCGGGCGGGCCGACGCGGAGCCTGTACGCCCGGATCACGTCGCGCTCGTGGCCGGGCTGCAGCGGATCCCCGACAGACACCGGCGGGCGCTGGTCCTGCACTACATCGCCGACCTGCCCGTGGCCGAGGTCGCCGCACAGCTCGACGTGCCGAAGGGCACGGTCCTGTCGTGGCTGCACCGCGGGCGCCAGGAGTTGGCGGCGCACCTCGGGCCGGCTCATCAATCCTCCGTAGAAAGTGGTGCAGCATGA